One genomic region from Anguilla rostrata isolate EN2019 chromosome 2, ASM1855537v3, whole genome shotgun sequence encodes:
- the LOC135247427 gene encoding uncharacterized protein LOC135247427 isoform X4 encodes MASSCSPLLIDQITGEATLVADMLDEDEICDSAAVLHGKLKDPVTSCEAKNKVSSCDLQMTGEATLVADVLDEDEICDSGEVLHGKLKDSLTSHDAKHKVSSCDLKVTAVTIPTGTDTVDTEMASSSSPHLIDQVTAVAIPSGTDTVDTEMASSCSPLLIDQITGEATLVADMLDEDEICDSAAVLHGKLKDPVTSCEAKNKVSSCATSSGPRDEKRGKNLDQIHIDPEEQIQVQSDMSADEEECESLETEVTASQDQTTGCLLQTAEQSQRQAEKGIEVKPPFKGKGVQKKRRSWVRPEVRAVEKHLMHFIQTYQVPGKDACEACIKAEPLSLKDRNWLAVKFYIKNRITALQRKD; translated from the exons ATGGCCTCCAGCTGTAGCCCACTTCTGATTGACCAG ATAACTGGTGAGGCTACGCTTGTTGCTGATATGTTGGATGAAGATGAGATCTGTGACTCTGCCGCAGTTCTACATGGCAAGCTGAAGGACCCCGTGACTTCATGTGAAGCTAAGAACAAG GTGTCATCCTGTGATTTACAG ATGACTGGTGAAGCTACGCTTGTTGCTGATGTTTTAGACGAAGATGAGATCTGTGACTCTGGCGAAGTTCTACATGGCAAGCTGAAGGACTCCTTGACTTCACATGATGCCAAGCACAAGGTGTCATCCTGTGATTTAAAG GTCACTGCTGTGACCATACCTACTGGAACAGACACTGTGGACACTGAAATGGCCTCTAGCTCAAGTCCACATCTGATTGACCAG GTCACTGCTGTGGCCATACCTTCTGGAACAGACACTGTGGACACTGAAATGGCCTCCAGCTGTAGCCCGCTTCTGATTGACCAG ATAACTGGTGAGGCTACGCTTGTTGCTGATATGTTGGATGAAGATGAGATCTGTGACTCTGCCGCAGTTCTACATGGCAAGCTGAAGGACCCCGTGACTTCATGTGAAGCTAAGAACAAGGTGTCATCCTGTGCCACTTCATCAGGTCCCCGTGACG AAAAACGAGGGAAAAACTTGGACCAGATCCACATTGATCCAGAAG aacaaatacaggtaCAGAGTGATATGTCAGCTGATGAGGAAGAATGCGAGTCCCTCGAAACGGAAGTAACAG CATCTCAGGACCAGACTACAGGGTGTCTTCTGCAAACAGCGGAACAGTCTCAACGCCAAGCAGAAAAGGGGATAGAAGTGAAGCCCCCTTTTAAAG GTAAAGGAGTGCAGAAGAAAAGGAGGAGCTGGGTCAGACCGGAAGTCCGCGCTGTGGAAAAACACTTGATGCACTTCATCCAAACATATCAGGTCCCAGGAAAGGATGCATGCGAGGCTTGCATCAAGGCTGAGCCACTATCTCTTAAGGATAGAAATTGGCTAGCTGTTAAATTCTACATTAAAAACCGCATAACGGCATTACAGAGAAAAGATTAA
- the LOC135247427 gene encoding uncharacterized protein LOC135247427 isoform X9 produces MSIPRKVTEVKCVHFVLTVFMKYLQITGEATLVADMLDEDEICDSAAVLHGKLKDPVTSCEAKNKVSSCDLQMTGEATLVADVLDEDEICDSGEVLHGKLKDSLTSHDAKHKVSSCDLKVTAVTIPTGTDTVDTEMASSSSPHLIDQVTAVAIPSGTDTVDTEMASSCSPLLIDQITGEATLVADMLDEDEICDSAAVLHGKLKDPVTSCEAKNKVSSCATSSGPRDEKRGKNLDQIHIDPEEQIQVQSDMSADEEECESLETEVTGKGVQKKRRSWVRPEVRAVEKHLMHFIQTYQVPGKDACEACIKAEPLSLKDRNWLAVKFYIKNRITALQRKD; encoded by the exons ATGTCAATTCCACGGAAAGTGACTGAAGTTAAGTGTGTGCACTTTGTACTGActgtttttatgaaatatttgcagATAACTGGTGAGGCTACGCTTGTTGCTGATATGTTGGATGAAGATGAGATCTGTGACTCTGCCGCAGTTCTACATGGCAAGCTGAAGGACCCCGTGACTTCATGTGAAGCTAAGAACAAG GTGTCATCCTGTGATTTACAG ATGACTGGTGAAGCTACGCTTGTTGCTGATGTTTTAGACGAAGATGAGATCTGTGACTCTGGCGAAGTTCTACATGGCAAGCTGAAGGACTCCTTGACTTCACATGATGCCAAGCACAAGGTGTCATCCTGTGATTTAAAG GTCACTGCTGTGACCATACCTACTGGAACAGACACTGTGGACACTGAAATGGCCTCTAGCTCAAGTCCACATCTGATTGACCAG GTCACTGCTGTGGCCATACCTTCTGGAACAGACACTGTGGACACTGAAATGGCCTCCAGCTGTAGCCCGCTTCTGATTGACCAG ATAACTGGTGAGGCTACGCTTGTTGCTGATATGTTGGATGAAGATGAGATCTGTGACTCTGCCGCAGTTCTACATGGCAAGCTGAAGGACCCCGTGACTTCATGTGAAGCTAAGAACAAGGTGTCATCCTGTGCCACTTCATCAGGTCCCCGTGACG AAAAACGAGGGAAAAACTTGGACCAGATCCACATTGATCCAGAAG aacaaatacaggtaCAGAGTGATATGTCAGCTGATGAGGAAGAATGCGAGTCCCTCGAAACGGAAGTAACAG GTAAAGGAGTGCAGAAGAAAAGGAGGAGCTGGGTCAGACCGGAAGTCCGCGCTGTGGAAAAACACTTGATGCACTTCATCCAAACATATCAGGTCCCAGGAAAGGATGCATGCGAGGCTTGCATCAAGGCTGAGCCACTATCTCTTAAGGATAGAAATTGGCTAGCTGTTAAATTCTACATTAAAAACCGCATAACGGCATTACAGAGAAAAGATTAA